Proteins encoded together in one Pseudomonas sp. Seg1 window:
- a CDS encoding MFS transporter: MSFSKSEPQRPLAVTLQVVSIVLFTFIGYLNIGIPLAVLPGYVHSDLGFGAVIAGLVISVQYLATLLSRPYAGKIIDNKGSKLAVMYGLAGCGLSGVFMLISAWTPNMPMLSLISLLIGRLVLGSAESLVGSGSIGWGIGRVGAANTAKVISWNGIASYGALAVGAPFGVWLVGKLGLWSMGVSIILLAALGLLLAWPKTAAPIVAGERLPFMHVLGRVFPHGCGLALGSIGFGTIATFITLYYATQHWDNAVLCLSLFGASFIGARLLFGNLINRLGGFRVAIACLSVETLGLLLLWLAPDAHWALAGAALSGFGFSLVFPALGVEAVNLVPASSRGAAVGAYSLFIDLSLGITGPLAGAIAAGFGFASIFLFAALASLSGLALSVYLYKHTAKYRED, translated from the coding sequence ATGTCGTTCTCTAAGTCAGAGCCCCAGCGCCCCCTGGCGGTCACGCTGCAAGTCGTCTCCATCGTCCTCTTCACCTTCATCGGCTACCTGAACATCGGTATTCCCCTCGCGGTGCTGCCGGGTTACGTCCACAGCGACCTGGGCTTCGGCGCGGTAATCGCAGGTCTGGTGATCAGCGTGCAATACCTCGCGACCCTGCTCAGCCGCCCGTACGCCGGCAAGATCATCGACAACAAGGGCAGCAAGCTCGCAGTGATGTATGGTTTGGCCGGCTGCGGTTTGAGCGGTGTGTTCATGCTGATTTCCGCGTGGACACCGAACATGCCGATGCTCAGTTTGATCAGCCTGTTGATCGGCCGACTGGTGCTGGGCAGCGCGGAAAGCCTCGTCGGCTCCGGCTCGATCGGCTGGGGCATCGGCCGTGTCGGCGCGGCGAACACCGCCAAGGTGATCTCGTGGAACGGCATCGCCAGCTATGGCGCACTGGCGGTCGGCGCACCGTTCGGGGTATGGCTGGTCGGCAAATTGGGTTTGTGGAGCATGGGCGTCAGCATCATCCTGCTGGCCGCGTTGGGCCTGTTATTGGCATGGCCAAAAACCGCCGCACCGATTGTTGCCGGTGAGCGCCTGCCATTCATGCATGTGCTCGGACGCGTGTTCCCCCACGGTTGCGGGCTGGCCTTGGGCTCAATCGGTTTCGGTACCATCGCGACCTTCATCACCCTGTATTACGCCACTCAGCACTGGGACAACGCGGTGTTGTGCCTGAGCCTGTTCGGCGCCAGTTTCATCGGTGCGCGACTGCTGTTCGGCAACCTGATCAACCGCCTCGGCGGCTTCCGCGTGGCGATTGCCTGCCTGTCAGTGGAGACCCTCGGCCTGTTGCTGCTGTGGCTGGCACCGGACGCGCATTGGGCACTGGCCGGTGCGGCGTTGAGCGGTTTTGGCTTCTCGCTGGTGTTCCCGGCGCTGGGCGTGGAGGCGGTGAATCTGGTGCCGGCGTCCAGCCGTGGCGCGGCGGTGGGTGCGTACTCGCTGTTCATCGACTTGTCGCTGGGGATCACTGGGCCACTGGCCGGGGCGATTGCGGCGGGATTCGGGTTTGCTTCGATCTTCCTCTTCGCCGCCCTCGCCTCGCTGAGTGGATTGGCCTTGAGCGTGTATCTGTATAAACACACCGCCAAGTATCGCGAGGACTAG